Genomic window (Propionibacteriaceae bacterium ZF39):
GCGGGAGATCCACTTGAAGCCGGTCAGGGTGCGTTGATAGGGCAGCCCATGGGCCTCGGCGATCCGGCCGAGCATCGATCCGGAGACGATGGTGTTGACGAACGTGCCGGTGACGCCGCGGCGGGCCAGGAAGTCACCCAGGAGCGCTCCGACCTCGTCACCGTGGAGCATGCGCCAGCCGTCGTCGTCGGGGATGCCGACCGCGCACCGATCGGCGTCGGGGTCGTTGGCGATGACGAGGTCGAGACCGCGTTCGGTTGCGAGCGCGAACGCGAGGTCCATCGCGCCCGGTTCCTCGGGATTGGGGAATGCGACGGTGGGAAAGTCCGGATCCGGATCGGCCTGCTCGGCGACCACCTGGGGCGCAGGGAAGCCGAGCCGGTCGGCGACGCGTTCGACGAGGGCCCGTCCCACGCCGTGGAGGGGCGTATAGACCCAGCGGATGTCCCGCGGGCCGGAGGTCCCGACGACGCGGGTGACCCGGTCGAGGTAGGCGCTTTCGAGTTCGTCGTCGAGGCGGCGGTAGTCGGTCGAACGCTGCAGCATGAACAGCGGGCGCCCGGCGGAGCGCTGCATGCCGTGTGCGATCCGCTCGTCGGTGGGGGCGACGATCTGCCGGCCATCGCCCAGGTAGACCTTGAAGCCGTTGTCGGCGGGCGGATTGTGGGAGGCCGTCACCACGATGCCGGCGATGCAGTCGAGTTCCCGGATGCCGAACGCGATGAGCGGCGTCGGGGCCGGATGGTCGAGGACGATCGGCCGGTGCCCCACACCGCCGATGATCTCGGCCGCTTCGTGGGCGAACTCGGCGGACTTGTGGCGGCCGTCATAACCGATGAGCACCGCGCCGAATTGTGCCTCCTGGCGCAGGTGGGCACCGACCCCCTCGGCGGCATGGATGACGGTGACCCGGTTCATGCGGCCCGGACCCGGACCGAGGCGACCGCGCAGGCCCGCGGTGCCGAACTCGAGCGGACCGGCGAAGGCGTCGTTGATCTCGGCAGCGGCTTCCTCGTCGCCGCCTTCGGCCGCGGCCAGCAGGGCCTTGAGCTCGGCCTTGGTGTCGGGGTCCGGATCCTGCGCCGCCCACTTCTTCGCGATCTTGAAGACATCCGCCGGAACCGGCATCACAACACCTCCACGAGTCCGCGCAGCAGGCCCGCGAGGCGGGGTGCTGCGGCCTTGCCTGCCTCGATCACCTCGGTGTGATCGAGCGTGCTGGCGCTGATGCCGGCCGCGAGGTTGGTCACCAGCGAGATGCCCAACACCTCCAGGCCCACGGCACGCGCCGCCACCGTCTCCAGGGTGGTCGACATCCCCACAAGATCGCCGCCCATGATGCCGGCCATCCGCACCTCGGCCGGGGTTTCATACTGCGGCCCGCGGAACTGCACGTAGACACCCTCGGCCAGGCCCGGATCCACCCCGCGCGCGAGATCCCGCAGCCGTGGGCTGTAGGCCTCGGACAGATCGACGAAGGTGGCCCCGCGCAGCGGGGATTCGCCGGTGAGGTTGATGTGGTCACGGAGCAGCACCGGGGTGCCCGGCGCCCAGTCCGGGTTGATCGAACCGCAGCCGTTGGTCAGCAGGAGCATGTCCGCACCCGCCGCGGCGACCGTGCGTACGCCATGGACGGTCGCATCCACCCCGCGCCCCTCATAGAAATGCGTGCGGCCGGTCAGGATCGCCGCGAGCCGGTCGTTCGGCGTACGCACGAGGCGCAGCCGTCCACCGTGGCCGGCGACCACCGGGGCAGCGAAGCCGGGCAGTTCGGCGAGCTCGCACTCGCCGACGAGATCTCCCAGGTCATCGGCCGCGGCGGACCAGCCCGAGCCCAGGACCAGGGCCAGATTGATCCTCTCCAACTCGAAGCGGGTGAGCAGCGCGCGGGCGGCGTCGGCGGCAGTGCCGAAGGCCGTGGGATCGACCGTGGGATGTTCCTTCACGGGCAGCACTATAGGAGGCGAACGCCCCGACCCCGAGGAGCCCGGCCGGGTAGCCTCGGGTTCCGTGAGGATCGCCACCTGGAACGTCAACAGCGCCAAGCAGCGGGCGCCCCGAATGCTCGACTGGCTCGCGGAGCGCCGGCCCGATGTCGTGTGCCTGCAGGAGACCAAGCTGACCGAGGAGGCGTTCGACGAGCAGTTCGGGGACGCACTCGGCGAGCTCGGTTATGAGTACGCCGTCGTGGGCCAGAGCGCCTGGAACGGGGTGGCCATCCTGTCGCGGGTGGGGCTCAAGGACGTGCGGCGTGGGTTCCCCGGGATGCCCGGATTCCCCGACGCGGAAGCGCGGGCGGTGAGTGCGGTGTGCGGGGGCATCCGGGTCTACAGCCTCTATGTCCCCAACGGGCGGACGCCGGATTCCGACCACTACGCCTACAAGCTCGAGTGGCTCGCCGCGCTTCGCGAGTCCGTTGCCGCCGACGGGGGCGAGGTTGCCGTGTGCGGTGACATGAACATCGCGCCGACGGATGCGGATGTGTTCGATCCCGCCGCCTATGTCGGACAGACCCACGTCACGCCACCCGAGCGTGCCGCGCTGGCCGCGCTGACCGATCTGGGTCTGGTCGATGCGGTCAGGGCACGCTGGCCCGAGGACCAGGTGTTCAGCTACTGGGACTATCGCGCGGGCATGTTCCACAAGAACCTCGGCATGCGGATCGACCTGATCCTGGTCGGGGCGCCGGTGGCTGACCGGGTGCAGGCTGCCTGGGTCGACCGCGCTGCGCGGAAGGGCAAGGGTCCCAGCGATCACGCGCCGGTCATCGTCGACCTCGATACCGCGCCCGATGGTGACATCGGCCCCATGGTGCCGCCGCCGTCGGCGAAGCCGCACAAGCCCGGCTCGGCCCGTCTGCCACAGGCCTGAGCCACCGAATTCCGGGGAATGCCCGAGGCGCCGTCCAGGAATTGATCGTCATGGAACAATGACAGGCGTGAATCGCGTGGTGATCATTGGTGGCGGGCCCGGAGGCTATGAGGCGGCGCTGGTCGCACGGCAACTCGGCGGTGAGGTCACGCTGGTCGACACCGACGGGATGGGCGGCTCGGCGGTGCTCACCGACTGCGTGCCGTCCAAGACCCTGATCGCAACGGCCGAGGTCATGATGACCGTCAAGGGGTCGGGTGAGCTCGGGTTGCGGGTGGCGGGGCGGCCCGCGGATGAGTACGCCTATGGCCTCGGCATCGACCTCGCCAAGGTGAACCGGCGAGTTCTGGATCTGGCCACGGCGCAGTCGCAGGACATCCACGAGAAGCTCGTCGCCGAGGGCGTCACGATCGTCCGGGGGCGTGGCCGTCTCAACGGCATCGCCGAGGTGATCGCCGAGACCGAGAACGGCGAACAGACTTTCCCTGCCGATGCGATCCTGATCGCGACGGGGGCGTACCCCCGGGAGATGCCGACCGCCGTCCCCGACGGCGAACGGATCCTGACCTGGACGCAGGTCTACAACCTCACCCAGATGCCGGAGCACCTGATCGTGGTCGGGTCGGGTGTGACGGGTGCCGAGTTCGCGAGTGCGTATGACGCGATCGGCGTGCCCGTGACGCTGGTGTCGTCGCGGAAGACCGTTCTTCCGGGTGAGGACCCCGATGCGGCCCAGGTGCTGCAGGATGTGTTCGAGCGGCGCGGCATGCGGGTGCTCTCCGAGGCCCGTGCGCAGGCGGTGTCCCGCGACGATGACGAGGTGACGGTTACCCTGGCCGATGGCCGGACTGTCACGGGTTCGCACTGCCTCATGGCCGTTGGTTCCATCCCGCTCACCGAGAACATCGGGTTGGCCGAGGCCGGCGTCGAGGTCGACGACCGGGGTTACATCAAGGTGGATCGGGTGTCGCGGACGACCGCGCGGGGGGTGTACGCCGCGGGGGACTGCACGGGCGTACTGGCTCTGGCCTCGGTCGCCGCCATGCAGGGCCGGATCGCGATGTGGCATGCCCTGGGTGACGCCGTCACGCCGCTGGACACCGGCATCGTGTCGTCGAACGTGTTCACCTCGCCCGAGATCGCAACGGTGGGTGTGACCCAGGCGCAGATCGATGCAGGTGAAGTGCGAGCCATCGGGATCACTCTGCCGCTGTCCGGCAACGCCCGGGCCAAGATGCAGGGCATCCACGACGGCTTCGTGAAGCTGTTCTGTCTTCCCGTCACCGGCATCATCGTCGGGGGAGTGGTGGTCTCGCCGCACGCCAGTGAACTGATCCACCCGATCACGCTCGCAGTCGCCGAGAAGGTCACCGTGGACAGCTTCGCGCAGGATTTCACGGTCTATCCCTCGCTGTCGGGGTCGATCGCCGAGGCCGCCCGGCGGCTGCACGGCCATTCGACCGAGCAGCTCGAACAACAGATCCACCTGTGACAGCCATGAAGCCGCCCATCGTGCGGCTGCCGAAGATGGGGCCGGCCGCCCACAACCCGGGCGTACTCCCGGCGACGCCGGAGCAGATCCGTGCTGCGCTGGACCTGATCGACGCCACCGAGACCGTCGCCGTGTTGACCGGGGCGGGCATGAGCACCGATTCGGGGATCCCCGACTATCGCGGACCCGACTCTCCGCAGGCGACGCCGATGCTCTATGACGAGTTCGTCACGTCGGTGGAGAACCGCCGCCGCTATTGGGCGCGGGCATTCCGCGGCTGGTCACGGATGGGGAAGGCTCATCCGAACGCAGCCCACGACGTGCTGGCGCGTCTGGAGACCCATGGGCGGGTACGCGGCGTGATCACCCAGAACGTCGACGGCCTCCACGAGGCGGCGGGCAGCGGCAACCTGGTCGCGCTGCACGGGCGCATCGCCGATGTGGTGTGTCTCGGATGTGCCGCCGTGACCAGTCGCGAGGCGTTCCAGCACGAACTCGCCCGGCTCAACCCGGAGACTGCGGACGACCCCGAGGCCGGTCACGCGGAGTTGCGCCCCGATGGCGATGCGGTGGTGTCCGACTGGCAGGGGTTCGTGTTTCCGGATTGTCCGACCTGCGGCGGGATCCTCAAGCCGGATGTCGTCTTCTTCGGCGAATCGGTGCCGAAGCAGCGGGTGGAGCAGTGCTTCTCGCTCGTCGATGATTCGGATGCGTTGTTGGTTCTGGGGTCCTCGTTGACCGTGATGTCCGGCCTGCGGTTCGTGCATCGGGCGGTGAAGGCCGCCAAGCCCGTGGTCATCGTCAACCGTGGCGCCACGCGGGGGGATGAGTTGGCCACCATCAAACTCGAGCTCGGTGTGGCCGACTTCCTTGCGGCCATGGAGGCGCATACCCGCGTGGGGTAGGGGTGCGTCCGTCAGCGGTGTGGTCCGTTGTCTTCGTTGTCCATAGGCCGCTCGCTGCACTGGGTGGGGGCCAGGGCGGGCCCCTCGTTCAGCGCTCCCGCGGTGCGCGGCGTACCAACGCTGCCGAACCGCGGGAAACCATGAATCGCGGGAGAGAAGTCCTCGTTCAGCGTGCGTTCACTGCAGTCAGCGCCCGTTTGCCGCTTGAGCTTGCGGTTTCTCGGGGCCGAATTCCACCTAGCTTGTCCTCGCCGACTCCGCCCCCGGTGCACGGGGCGCTGGAGACGCGAACGCAAGCTGGGTGGGATGGGGCGCAAGCTCAAGACGTTGGCGCAAGCTGAAGTGGCCAACGGGAGCCGAAGTGGCGAACGGGAGCTGAAGTGGCCAACGGGGCTGCACCGGCCAACGGGAGCTGCACCGGCCAACGGGGCTGCACCGGCCAACGGGAGCTGATGGGGGACATCGGGCCTGGTCGACGTATGGCTCGGTGGTCCTCGCCCCCACTCTTGGCTGTGAGACGGAAGGATCCGGATCGTGGTGCATCTTCGCGTGGGTTGGGTGCAGCCGCGCGGGTACGCCCCACTTCGCTCGTGAAACTTCATGCGCGAAGTGCCGTCAACCAGCGCAGGGATCGCAAACCCGCGCGAAGTGAGGGTGCCCCTGGACCTCGCCTGAGCTCGGAAAGGCGTGTGGCATAGGCGCCCGATGTCGAACCACACGCGTGGGCACAGGCGTACGGATGCTGAATCCGGGAGGTGCGGGACCCCCGCTGACCTGGGACCGCGACCGTGGGCACAGACGTACGGATGCCAAATTCGTGCGAGGTGCGACGCAACCTTGGGCACAGGCGACGGGAGCATCCGGTCCCTCTCCCGACCGTGGATGAGACTGGCCGTCGAACGATCACTCAGCCACCGTGCCGATGGGCACAGTCAGCAACGTGATCGTGAGACTGGTTGGGCGGGAGAGGGACCGGGTCGGAGTCGCCGAACGGCACCCCAGCGGCGTACCCGGGTCGGAGTCGCCGAACGGCACGCCAGCGGCGTACCCGGGTCGGAGTCGCCGGACGGAACCCCAGCGGCGAACCCCCAAGTCGGAGTCGCCGGACGGGACCCCAGCGGCGTACCCGGGTCGGAGTCGCCGAACCGGACCACGGCGTACCCGCGCGGACCGGAACCGCAGCGGCGTACCCGAAAGACTCAGTCGAAGAACCCGTCGAACATGTCGCCGAGGCCTTCACCAATGCCGCCGATGCCGTCGCCGATTCCTTCGAACATCCCGCCGATACCTTCGCCGATGGCCCCGATGCCCTCACCAATCCCACCGAACAGGTCACCGCCGCCGAAGAGTAGGCCGCCGATCATCATGCCGGTGAGCATGTCGGAGCCGCGCCAGGAGTTGTAGTACCCCTGGTAGTAGGGCTGGTAAGCGGGTCCGCCCTGCCAGTACGGCACGCGCTGGGCGCCGACGGCAACGGTGCGGATATAGGGATCTGCACCGACCTTGACGCGCTCGGCATCGGCGGCGCAGGCAGGGACATCGCGGGGGGTGCCGCCGGGCGGGGACCACGAGACATTTTCGGTCGACGGGCCGTGCTGGGGATTGAAGAAGCACGGCGGGCGCTTCGCGGGCAGGGCGCGGCCAGCGACGCGGGCCTTCACGCACGCCATGGCGTAGCGGCCGTCCTCGAGGATCTCGGTGACGTGCTTGATCTCGTCGGGCTTGGTCACGGCGTCGAGGGAGGACTTGGCGTCCTCATAGGCATCGAGCGCGCGCGTGTAGTCCTGCTGCATCGGCTCGTCCAGAGCGTGACCGGCAACATCGGTATCGAGGGCCTGCAGTTCCTCACCGAACTTGGTGACATCTTCTTCCGCAACCCGCTTCACGGCACCGAGCTGTGACTCGAGTTCCCTGCGCTCGTTCGCCTGGCGGGTCAGGGCACTGCGCCGGGCGAGATAGATGCCACCCCCGATCACCATGAACATGACAAGAACGACCAACAGGAAATCCATAGGCCCAAGTCTGCCCGGCATGGACGCGCGTCCAAGCCCGTGACCGCGATTCACAGGGATTTCTTGACAGAAAAACTATTTCCGTCATAAGAAATCCGTTAGAGAGCCTCAGTCATCGTCCTCAGTGTCGACAATCTCGCACAGGACCGCTCCGGCCGTGACGCTCGCGCCGACATCGGCCTGCAGGTTGGTGATCTTGCCGCTGCGGTGGGCGTTGATCGGCTGCTCCATCTTCATGGCCTCCAGCACGACGATCTGGTCGCCCTCGGACACGACGGCGCCCTCGCGCACGGACACCTTGACGATCGTGCCCTGCATCGGTGACGTCAGCGACGTCGAGGAGGCTGACCTGGCCCCGCCACTGCCGCCCTTGCGCCGCGGTGGTTTGCGGCTCTTCGAGCCGCTTGCCATGCCCAGGGTGTTGGGCAGCTTGACCTCGATGCGCTTGCCGTTGACCTCGACGACGACCGAGGTCTTCTCCACGACCTCGTCGGGGTCGGCCGGAATGCCGACATAGGGCTCGATCCGGTTGTCGAACTCGGTCTCGATCCAGCGAGTGTGGACGGCGAAGGTTCCGTTCGGCGCCGTGTACGCCGGCTCGGTCAGCACCTGGGCATGGAACGGAATCACGGTCGGCATACCATCGACCCGCGTCTCGGCGAGGGCGCGACGGGAGCGGGCGATGGCCTGCTCGCGGTCGGCGCCGGTGACGATGATCTTGGCGACGAGGGAGTCGAACGCACCGGGCACGGTCATGCCCTTGAGATAGCCCTCGTCGACGCGTACGCCGGGTCCGGTGGGCGGGGCCCACTCGGTCAGGGTGCCGGGGGCGGGCATGAAGTTGCGGCCGGCGTCCTCGGCGTTGATGCGGAACTCGATGGAGTGGCCGCGGATCTCCGGATCGTCATAGCCGAGCTCTTCGCCGTCGGCGATCCGGAACATCTCCCGAACCAGGTCGATCCCGGTGACCTCCTCGGACACCGGATGTTCGACCTGCAGACGGGTGTTGACCTCGAGGAACGAGATCGTGCCGTCGGTGCCGACCAGGAACTCACAGGTGCCGGCGCCCACATACCCGGCTTCTTTGAGGATGGCCTTCGACGATGTGTAGAGCGTGTTGAGCTGCTCGGAGGAGAGGAACGGTGCGGGCGCCTCTTCCACCAGCTTCTGGTGGCGGCGCTGCAGCGAGCAGTCGCGGGTGGAGACCACCACCACATTGCCGTGCTGATCGGCGAGGCACTGCGTCTCGACGTGGCGAGGCTTGTCGAGATAGCGCTCGACGAAGCACTCGCCACGACCGAATGCAGTCACGGCCTCGCGGGTGGCGGACTCGAACAGCTCGCGGATCTCATAACGATCACGCGCGACCTTCAGACCGCGACCACCACCGCCGTACGCCGCCTTGATGGCGATCGGCAGGCCGTGCTCATCGGCGAAGGCGACGACCTCGTCGGCGTTCTTCACCGGATCCGACGTGCCGGGGACCAGGGGAGCGCCCGCCCGCTGGGCGATGTGGCGCGCCTTGACCTTGTCCCCGAGCCCGTCGATGGCCGCCGGAGGCGGCCCGATCCAGATCAGTCCGGCGTCGATGACGGCCTGGGCGAAGTCGGCATTCTCGGCGAGAAAGCCGTAGCCCGGGTGGACCGCATCGGCGCCGGACCGGTGGGCGATGTCGAGGATCTTGGTGACATCCAGATAGGTGTCAGCCGGAGTGGTGCCTCCCAACGCGTACGCCTCATCGGCCAGCTTGACGAACAGGCTGTCCGCATCCGGTTCGGCATAGATCGCCACGCTCCCCAGACCCGCATCGGCGGCGGCCCGGATCACGCGAACGGCGATCTCACCACGGTTGGCGATGAGTACCTTGCTGATTGCCACGGGAGTCCTCCTGTTCGTACCTGTCCAAATCGGAGTCTAGGGGGACAGGACGGGCTCCGGGGATGAGACCACGACATCGCCCCAACCGCTCACTCGCGGTCGGCACCCACCTCCTGGTCCTGGGCGATCGGCGTGCCGCTCGTGACCTCGCGACCGGTCTTGCGGATCGACCAACCGGTGAGCAGGCCCACCATGAACACGCCGATGGCAAGAGCGCCCACCGCGAACACCACGTCGCCCGGCGTACGCAGCCAGCGGAGCACGGTGAGAATCGGCGAATAGAGGAATTCGTCGCTCCGGGCGTACCAGAAACCGTGCTCCATGCTCGCCCAGGCTTGGGCGAGACCGAGGGGCAGCAGGCTCATCAACGCCATCATCAGCAGGCCGCCGTTGAGGCACCAGAATCCGATGGCGATCGGCTTCTCGTTCCATTCCTTGCCGGGCATGAGCGCGCGGACGCAGAACAGCATCAGGCCGATGCCCAACATGCCGTACACACCGAAGAGCGCGGTGTGACCGTGCAGCGGCGTCAGGTTGAGGCCCTGGACATAGAACAGCGAGATCGGCGGGTTGATGAGGAAGCCGAAGACACCGGCGCCCAGCATGTTCCAGAACGACACGGAGACGAAGAAATAGATCGCCCACTTGTAGCCGGCGACCCACCGGTGGACGCGCAGCAGCCGCAGGTTGCGGAAGGCTTCGAAGCCAACCAGCGCGAGCGGCACGACCTCGAGGGCGCTGAACGCCGCCGACCAGGCCATGACGACATCGTTGGAACCGGTGAAATAGAGGTGGTGACCGGTGCCGATGATGCCGCCGGCGAGGAAGATCACGGTCGCCGACAGGGTCGCGGTCGCGGCCATGGCCGGCCGGAGCAGGCCGAGACGGACCAGCAGGAACGCGATCACGACGGTGGCGAAGACCTCGAAGAAGCCCTCGACCCACAGGTGCACAACCCACCAGCGCCAGTATTCGGTGATGGAGAGGTGGGTGTCGTGGCCCATGCCGAAGGCCGCGCCGAAGAAGCCCGTGATGGCGACGCAGGACATGATCAGCATGAGGATGAGCGAACGCTGCGAGCCGGCGGCCAGCGGCGCCTCATCGGTCGGGTGGTTGCCCTCGGGGGTCTTGGCGCGCTTCAGGGCCGGCCACATGGCGCGGACCATCAGCACCAGCCAGATGATCAGACCGGCGAACAGGCCGACCTGCCAGGTGCGGGCCAGGTCGAGGTATTCATAACCCGTCGTGCCCAGCCACCAGTTGATCGGGTTGCCATAGCCCATCTTGCCGGTGATCGACAGCCACTGGCCGATCATCGAACCGAGGACGACGACGATCAGGGCGCCGAACAACACGTTCACCCCGAGGCGCTGGAACTTCGGTTCGCTGCCGCCGACGGCCGGTGCGACGAAAAGGCCCGTGGCGAGCCAGGCGGTGGCGATCCAGAAGATGCCGAGCTGGGTGTGCCAGGTGCGGACGACGGCGTACGGCAGGATCTGGTCGATCGGGATGCCATAGAGCGCGCCGCCCTCGACGCCGTAGTGGGCCGTCAGGATGCCCATGACGATCTGCAGGACGAAGAGGCCGCCGACGACGAAGAAATACTTCAGCGTGGCCTTCTGGGACGGCGTGGGCTGATATCCGAGCAGGGGATCGAGCCTCGGGACGTCCTTGACCTTCTCGTCCTCCTCCGAGTGGAGATTGTGATACCAGACCAGGCCGCCGATGCCGAGCAGCAGCAGGATGATCGAGATGATCGACCACAGGATGTTGGTGGTGGTCGGGACGTTGTCGATCAGCGGCTCATGGGGCCAGTTCTGGGTGTAGGTCGCGGTGGAACCGGGAGCATCGGTCGAGGCAGCCCAGCTGGACCACCAGAAGAACGCGGACATCTGGCGTCCCAGGGTGGGATCAGACAGAGTTCCGGCCGGGATGGCGTAGTTGATGTGCCCGTCGGCGAACATGGTCGAGTAGTAGGTCGCGTTGTCCTCGAAGGACTGGGCACGCAGCTGATCCAGGGTGATCGTTCCGGTGGCCGCGTCATAGGTATTGGTCCGTATGGCGGTCTTGAGGCGGGCCTGCAGAGCGGCCTGGCGCTCGGGATCGAGGCTGTCGAAGCCACCGGGCCCGGCGTACTCCTCCAGCAGGAACGTCGCCTCGCGATGGAGCCAATCGGCGGTCCAGTCGGGCGCGACGTACGCGCCGTGGCCCCAGACCGAACCGATCTGCTGGCCACCGATCGACTGCCAGATCTTCTGGCCGGTGATGATGTCGTCGCCGGTCATGATGACGCGGCCACTCGTGTCGACGACCCGCTCCGGAATGGGCGGCTTCGACTGGTTGATCTGGGCGCCCATATAGAGCAGCACGGCGAAGGAACCCACCATGACCACGAAGAGTGCGATCCACCAGCGCAGGTCGCGTGGAGAGAGGCGTCCTCGGGAAGGTCTTGGGCGGGAAGCTGTTGTTGTCATGACGAAACCCCTTTGACACGGTAATTCTGTGCAAAGTGAAGCAGTAAAGAAATGCCGTGACAAGTGGTCCCGCGAAAGTCCACAGCGGTGGGCCGGGCGACGCCGGCCCGAGGGTTCGGGAGGGCTCGCTCAGAAGCCTCCGAAGCCGATCACCATGGCTATCACGAAGATGAAATAGAGCACGATGAAGGCCGTGTAGGCGTACCCGATGATAAGTCCGGCGAGCGCGAGTCCGCGGCCGTTTTCGCCGGTTCGTCGGATCTGTCCGAGGGACAGATGGCCGCAGATGATCCCGGCGATGGGCACGAAGAAGGACGTCACGAGCGCGATGATCGCCAGCGTGTTGGTCGACTGCGACGCGTAGGGCGAGCCATAACTGTAGGGCTGCATCGGCGCGGCGCCGGGTGGCGGGGCGTACGCCGAAGGCGGCGGCGGATAGGTCGGGAACCCCGCCGGTCCCGAAGGGTCGGGCCGGTAGGGATCCTGCGGCCCCTGGTAGGGAGATGACATGATGCGTCCTCTCATGGTGGGTCGTGGGGCCGAGTGGCCCCACGACCCATGATGCGTTGTTCAGCTGTTGGCGACCAGGATGACGGCGAACACCACATAGAGGATGCCGACGACAAGGCCGATGTAGCCGATGATGAGGCCGGCCAGCGCGAGGCCGCGACCCTTCTCGCCGGTCTGCTTGATCTGGTTCAGAGCGAGGTGGCCGCAGATGATGCCGACGAGGCTGATGAAGAACGAGCCGACGAGGGCGATGATGGCGAGGGTGTTGGTCCTCTGCTCCATCCCGTACTGCTGCGGCTGATAGGTCGAAGTGGGTTCACTCATGGGGGACTCCTTGTTGCCACGCCGTCGCGGTGCGACGGAACGGTGCCACTCCGTCGCTCCGGCGACGGTGAGGCCGATTGTTCAGGGTGCCGGTGGGCACCACAGCCTGATTGTGCCCGCGCAGGCGGTCACCTGCGGGTCGCCGGTGTTGGCATTCGGAACGCGTCACACTGGGAGGGTGACCTCCGGCGTACAGATTCTGGAATGGCGAGACGGCGCCGAAGTCAGGCCGCCCGATGACCTCGCGTTCGCCCTGTCGGATCCCCGCACGATCGTCTGGGTCGACCTGGCCGGCGCGGATCCGGCAGTGCTGCACGACCTGGCCGATCAGGTGGGTCTGGACCCGCGGGCGGTCGAGGACGCCCTGACGCCGGGGGAGCGACCGAAGGCAAGTCGCCACGGCGACCAGTTCTTTGTGACGTGCCACGCCAGTGAGCTGGTCGATGACAGCCCCCAGCTCCATGATTCCCGTCTCGTGCTCCATCAGGTCTCGGCTTTCGCGCTGCCCCACGGGGTCCTTACGGTGCGCGCGGACGACCGGTTCTCGCTGGACGGCGTACGCGACCGGCTCCGGGAACGACCCGACCTCATTGCAGCCGGAGCCGCCGGCCTGATCCACACGCTCGTCGACCTGGTCGTCGACAGCCACTTCGACACGATCCAGGAGGTCGACGATGTGGCGGAGGATGTCGAGACCGATCTGTTCGCCGACCGACTACCGTCGGGGCGGGTGATGCAGGCATCGCTCTATCGCCTGCACAAGGAGCTCGTCCACCTGCGGCGGGCGGTGCTGCCGCTGCGCGAAGTGGTGGGTACGCTGCGTCGGCAGTTCGGCGAGTCCGGCCCGCTGGCGGCGGATTTCGACGATCTGTATGACCATGTCATGCGGGCGTCGGAGTGGACGGAGTCGCTGCGGGACATGGTGAGCGCGTTGTTCGAAACGCATGTCTCGCTGCTGGATGCGCGGCTCAACGTGGTGA
Coding sequences:
- a CDS encoding DUF4190 domain-containing protein, with the translated sequence MSSPYQGPQDPYRPDPSGPAGFPTYPPPPSAYAPPPGAAPMQPYSYGSPYASQSTNTLAIIALVTSFFVPIAGIICGHLSLGQIRRTGENGRGLALAGLIIGYAYTAFIVLYFIFVIAMVIGFGGF
- a CDS encoding DUF4190 domain-containing protein, which translates into the protein MSEPTSTYQPQQYGMEQRTNTLAIIALVGSFFISLVGIICGHLALNQIKQTGEKGRGLALAGLIIGYIGLVVGILYVVFAVILVANS
- a CDS encoding nitric-oxide reductase large subunit gives rise to the protein MTTTASRPRPSRGRLSPRDLRWWIALFVVMVGSFAVLLYMGAQINQSKPPIPERVVDTSGRVIMTGDDIITGQKIWQSIGGQQIGSVWGHGAYVAPDWTADWLHREATFLLEEYAGPGGFDSLDPERQAALQARLKTAIRTNTYDAATGTITLDQLRAQSFEDNATYYSTMFADGHINYAIPAGTLSDPTLGRQMSAFFWWSSWAASTDAPGSTATYTQNWPHEPLIDNVPTTTNILWSIISIILLLLGIGGLVWYHNLHSEEDEKVKDVPRLDPLLGYQPTPSQKATLKYFFVVGGLFVLQIVMGILTAHYGVEGGALYGIPIDQILPYAVVRTWHTQLGIFWIATAWLATGLFVAPAVGGSEPKFQRLGVNVLFGALIVVVLGSMIGQWLSITGKMGYGNPINWWLGTTGYEYLDLARTWQVGLFAGLIIWLVLMVRAMWPALKRAKTPEGNHPTDEAPLAAGSQRSLILMLIMSCVAITGFFGAAFGMGHDTHLSITEYWRWWVVHLWVEGFFEVFATVVIAFLLVRLGLLRPAMAATATLSATVIFLAGGIIGTGHHLYFTGSNDVVMAWSAAFSALEVVPLALVGFEAFRNLRLLRVHRWVAGYKWAIYFFVSVSFWNMLGAGVFGFLINPPISLFYVQGLNLTPLHGHTALFGVYGMLGIGLMLFCVRALMPGKEWNEKPIAIGFWCLNGGLLMMALMSLLPLGLAQAWASMEHGFWYARSDEFLYSPILTVLRWLRTPGDVVFAVGALAIGVFMVGLLTGWSIRKTGREVTSGTPIAQDQEVGADRE
- a CDS encoding biotin carboxylase N-terminal domain-containing protein, whose translation is MAISKVLIANRGEIAVRVIRAAADAGLGSVAIYAEPDADSLFVKLADEAYALGGTTPADTYLDVTKILDIAHRSGADAVHPGYGFLAENADFAQAVIDAGLIWIGPPPAAIDGLGDKVKARHIAQRAGAPLVPGTSDPVKNADEVVAFADEHGLPIAIKAAYGGGGRGLKVARDRYEIRELFESATREAVTAFGRGECFVERYLDKPRHVETQCLADQHGNVVVVSTRDCSLQRRHQKLVEEAPAPFLSSEQLNTLYTSSKAILKEAGYVGAGTCEFLVGTDGTISFLEVNTRLQVEHPVSEEVTGIDLVREMFRIADGEELGYDDPEIRGHSIEFRINAEDAGRNFMPAPGTLTEWAPPTGPGVRVDEGYLKGMTVPGAFDSLVAKIIVTGADREQAIARSRRALAETRVDGMPTVIPFHAQVLTEPAYTAPNGTFAVHTRWIETEFDNRIEPYVGIPADPDEVVEKTSVVVEVNGKRIEVKLPNTLGMASGSKSRKPPRRKGGSGGARSASSTSLTSPMQGTIVKVSVREGAVVSEGDQIVVLEAMKMEQPINAHRSGKITNLQADVGASVTAGAVLCEIVDTEDDD
- a CDS encoding magnesium transporter CorA family protein, which codes for MTSGVQILEWRDGAEVRPPDDLAFALSDPRTIVWVDLAGADPAVLHDLADQVGLDPRAVEDALTPGERPKASRHGDQFFVTCHASELVDDSPQLHDSRLVLHQVSAFALPHGVLTVRADDRFSLDGVRDRLRERPDLIAAGAAGLIHTLVDLVVDSHFDTIQEVDDVAEDVETDLFADRLPSGRVMQASLYRLHKELVHLRRAVLPLREVVGTLRRQFGESGPLAADFDDLYDHVMRASEWTESLRDMVSALFETHVSLLDARLNVVMKKLAGWAAVIAVPTAITGWFGQNVPFPGNGEPLGLVLSLGMIVALTLVVYVMLRRNDWI